GGCGACGTGCTGCACCGCGACCCCCGCGGGCTCGACGCCCAGGTCGGTGAGGACGGCGTCATGCTGTCCGGCGGTGAGCGGCAACGGCTCGCGATCGCCCGAGCGCTGCTCGCCGCTCCCCCGATCCTGCTGCTCGACGAGTCGACGTCCTCGCTCGACGGGGTGAACGAGCAGAAGATGCGGCTCGCGATCGACGCCGTCGCGGCCGACCGGACGCTGCTCGTCATCGCCCACCGGCTGTCGACCGTCGTCGACTCCGACGTCATCGTCGTGCTCGAGCACGGTCGTGTCGTCGGCACGGGCACGCACTCGGAGCTCGTGCAGTCCACCCCGCTCTACCGCGACCTCGCGAAGCACCAGCTGCTCGTCTGACGTCGATCCCGCGGAACGCAACGTCGGCGGTTCCTCGCAGGGCTGTACCGCTGCGAGGAACCGCCGACGTTGCGTCGTGCGGAGGGGGGTCAGGCGGCGAAGGGGTCCGGCGTGAGGACGTAGACCGACTCCAGGTACTCCTCGAGGCCCTCGTGCGAACCCTCGCGGCCGAGCCCCGAGGACTTGACCCCGCCGAACGGGAACGCCGCGTTCGACACGACGCCCGTGTTCAGCCCGAGCATGCCCGTCTCGAGACGCTCGGCGAGCCGCTGACCGCGCCGGAGGTCGGTCGTGAACGCGTACGCGACGAGCCCGTACTCGGTGTCGTTCGCGAGGCGGATGCCCTCCTCCTCGGTGGCGAACCGCGTGATCGACACGACCGGCCCGAAGATCTCGGTGGTGAGGATGTCCGACCCCGGCGGGACCTCGTCGAGCACCGTCGGTGCGTAGAACGTGCCCGGACGGTCGACCCGCTCCCCGCCGGTCACGAGCCGGGCACCCCGCTGCACGGCGTCGTCGACGAGCCCGGCGGCCTTGTCCACGGCGCGGTCGTCGATCAGCGGACCGATGGTGGTCCCGTCCTCGGTGCCCCGGCCGATCCGCAGTCCGTCGACCTTCGCGGTGAGCGCCGCGGTGAAGGCCTCGGCGATGCCCTCCTGCACGAAGAAGCGGTTCGCCGCCGTGCAGGCCTCGCCGACGTTGCGGAACTTCGCCTGCATGGCCGCCGTGACCGCCTCGTCGAGGTCGGCGTCGTCGAAGACGAGGAGCGGAGCGTTGCCGCCGAGCTCCATGCTCGTCTTGAGGACGTTGTCGGCGGCCTGCTTGAGGAGTGCCGATCCGACCGGCGTCGAACCGGTGAAGGTGAGCTTGCGCAGTCGGCGGTCGGCGATGATCGGCTCCGACAGCGCCTTCGCATCGCGCGAGGGCACCACGTTGAGCACACCGTCGGGCAGCCC
The sequence above is drawn from the Curtobacterium sp. MR_MD2014 genome and encodes:
- a CDS encoding NAD-dependent succinate-semialdehyde dehydrogenase: MGGSWRAASGGATFPVRDPSTGEVLAEVADATPEDGIAALDAAVAAQEAWASTAPRRRSDILRRAFDLAHEHEDDLAALMTLEMGKPLAESRGEVAYGSEFLRWFSEEAVRISGDYRTNPEGTGRGIVLRRPVGPVYAITPWNFPLAMATRKIGPALAAGCTVVLKPADLTPLTTLFLVELFRRAGLPDGVLNVVPSRDAKALSEPIIADRRLRKLTFTGSTPVGSALLKQAADNVLKTSMELGGNAPLLVFDDADLDEAVTAAMQAKFRNVGEACTAANRFFVQEGIAEAFTAALTAKVDGLRIGRGTEDGTTIGPLIDDRAVDKAAGLVDDAVQRGARLVTGGERVDRPGTFYAPTVLDEVPPGSDILTTEIFGPVVSITRFATEEEGIRLANDTEYGLVAYAFTTDLRRGQRLAERLETGMLGLNTGVVSNAAFPFGGVKSSGLGREGSHEGLEEYLESVYVLTPDPFAA